Proteins encoded together in one Salvia hispanica cultivar TCC Black 2014 unplaced genomic scaffold, UniMelb_Shisp_WGS_1.0 HiC_scaffold_16, whole genome shotgun sequence window:
- the LOC125198522 gene encoding SEC14 cytosolic factor-like, which translates to MEYQDEFERLLVKIKGASLSESHLVSICESGFKDAIRWELHLRKPSSLCEMLQVREGLPVFAVGVGLSKKTFDRASVHYYVQSHIQINEYRDRVILPAATKKYGKHISNCIKILDMAGLKLSALNQIKFLTTITSIDDLNYPEKAQTYYIVNAPYVFSACWKVRVNPVTLSYDRTLHISLQDQ; encoded by the exons ATGGAATATCAGGACGAGTTCGAGAGGCTTTTGGTCAAGATTAAGGGTGCGTCGCTATCGGAGAGTCACCTTGTCTCCATATGTGAATCGGGCTTCAAAGATGCTATTCGATGGGAACTACACTTGCGAAAGCCGTCGTCCTTGTGTGAAAT GCTTCAAGTGAGAGAG GGTCTCCCTGTATTTGCTGTTGGAGTAGGCCTGAGCAAAAAAACATTCGACAGAGCATCT GTTCATTATTATGTTCAATCCCACATCCAGATTAACGAATACAGGGATCGTGTGATTTTG CCTGCTGCGACAAAAAAGTATGGGAAGCATATCAGTAACTGTATAAAGATACTAGATATGGCTGGCTTGAAACTCTCAGCACTAAACCAGATAAAG TTCCTGACTACAATTACTTCTATTGACGATCTTAACTACCCTGAGAAAGCACAAACTTATTACATTGTGAATGCGCCATATGTCTTTTCAGCATGTTGGAAGGTTCGTGTGAATCCTGTCACGCTTTCTTATGACAGAACACTACATATATCATTACAAGACCAGTAA